GTACGCCGGTGCAGGCCCGAGGTGGACGAGAGGCCCCGCTGGGACGCGGCCAGGTTCGCCTCCCGCAGCACCCCCGACAGATAGGGCCAGACCTCGAAACGGCTCGCCCGGAGCGTGACGACACCGTTGTCAAGACGTGACAGGTCGAGCAGGGTCTCCACCAGCCGGCCGAGCCGCTCCGTCTGCTTCAGCGCCGACCGCATCGTCTCCGGATCGGCCTCGGACACCCCGTCCACGACGTTCTCCAGGACGGCCCGCAGCGCCGCGATCGGCGTGCGCAGCTCGTGCGAGACATTGGCCACCAGCTCCTTGCGGTGCCGGTCGACGGCCTCCAGGTCGTCCGCCATCCGGTTGATCGTCGACGCGAGGTCGCCCAGCTCGTCCCGCCGGTCCGCGCCCCGCACCCGCCGGCTGAAGTCGCCGCGCGAGATCGACCCGGCCACCGTGTTCATCTCGTCGAGCGGCGCCGTCAGGGACTGCGCCACGAACTGGGTGATCAGCAGGGTCGCGATCATCGCGAAGATCGTGATGTACCGGAACTCCGTGGACGTGCGGATCGCGACCAGGGCCAGGCAGGAGGTCAGCAGGACCGCCCCCACGACCAGGGCGCCCAGCTTGGTCTTGATCGAGATCACGATCCGACGGGGCCCGTTGGGTCCCCGTCCCCCGTGCGGCCTCCCGGGCACCGGCCGGCTCACGGCGCCGGGGTCTCCAGCGCGTAACCGACGCCGTGGACCGTGCGGATCCGCTCGGCTCCGATCTTCCGGCGCAGCGCCTTGATGTGGCTGTCCACGGTCCGGGTGCCCGAGGCGTCCGCCCAGTCCCACACCTCGGCGAGCAGCTGCTCGCGGGAGAGGACCGCCCGCGGGGTGCTCGCCAGGCAGACGAGCAGGTCGAACTCGGTCGGGGTCAGGTGCACGTCCTCCGCGCGGACCCGGACCCGGCGCTGCGCGTGGTCGATCTCCAGCTCGCCCAGGCGCAGGATCCCGCTGCGCGGGGTGACCGCCGCGAGCGCGGCCCGCTCCACCCGGCGCAGCAGCACGTGCACCCGGGCGGCCAGCTCGCGCATCGAGAACGGCTTCGTCATGTAGTCGTCCGCGCCGACGCCGAGGCCGACCAGCATGTCGGTCTCGTCGTCGCGGGCGGTCAGCATGAGGACCGGGACGGGGCGCTGGGCCTGGACCCTGCGGCACACCTCCAGACCGTCGAAACCGGGCAGCATCACGTCCAGGACCATCAGGTCCGGCTGCCAGGCCTCGGCCGCGTCCACGGCCGCGGGGCCGTCGGTCGCGGTCTGGACGAGGAAGCCCTCGGCGCGCAGCCGCGCGGAGATCGCCTCCACGATCGTGGCGTCGTCCTCGACCACCAGGACGCGCCGCTGGGCCCCCGGAGTGGCCGCCGCACCGTGGTGAGTGGTGTGTGTCTGCTCCATTGCCCCGCCTCGTGTCGCTGATGTCGGTGCAGCAGCCTAGAGGTACCGACGGCGTCCCGGCTATCCAGGAGTTATCCGGGACGGACGGCGAGGTGGACCA
This is a stretch of genomic DNA from Streptomyces sp. R44. It encodes these proteins:
- a CDS encoding response regulator transcription factor, with the translated sequence MEQTHTTHHGAAATPGAQRRVLVVEDDATIVEAISARLRAEGFLVQTATDGPAAVDAAEAWQPDLMVLDVMLPGFDGLEVCRRVQAQRPVPVLMLTARDDETDMLVGLGVGADDYMTKPFSMRELAARVHVLLRRVERAALAAVTPRSGILRLGELEIDHAQRRVRVRAEDVHLTPTEFDLLVCLASTPRAVLSREQLLAEVWDWADASGTRTVDSHIKALRRKIGAERIRTVHGVGYALETPAP
- a CDS encoding ATP-binding protein gives rise to the protein MPGRPHGGRGPNGPRRIVISIKTKLGALVVGAVLLTSCLALVAIRTSTEFRYITIFAMIATLLITQFVAQSLTAPLDEMNTVAGSISRGDFSRRVRGADRRDELGDLASTINRMADDLEAVDRHRKELVANVSHELRTPIAALRAVLENVVDGVSEADPETMRSALKQTERLGRLVETLLDLSRLDNGVVTLRASRFEVWPYLSGVLREANLAASQRGLSSTSGLHRRTDVHLHLDVSPPELVAHADAERLHQVMANLIDNAVKHSPPHGRVTVRARRGPYPDSLELEVEDEGPGIPESERHKVFERFNRGSTPDRQGPGSDGGTGLGLAIARWAVDLHGGGIGVAESSRGCRIRVTLPGSLPLRD